AAAGGTTTGATCGGTAAGAAAGTTGGAATGACGCAGCTCTTTGACGAAGCTGGAAACCGCGTTCCTGTGACTGTTGTTCACGTCGGCGGAAACGTCGTCGTTCAAAAGAAAAGCGTTGAAGGCAAGGATGGATATTCTGCCCTTAAGCTTGGCTACGGAGACGTACATCAGCACGTCAAAGAAGGCACTGAGCCACGCTGGCGCTTGTCGCGTCCAGAAGTTGGTGTCTTTGCCAAAGCTGGAATCACCGCACCAAAGCGACACGTCAAGGAAATCCGCGTCAGGGAAACTGAGCTTCAGAACTACGAAGTAGGTCAAGAACTTGGTCCTCAAGTATTCGCCGTTGGCGAATTCGTTGACGCCACTGGCACGTCGAAAGGTCGCGGTTACACCGGTGTGATGAAGCGTCACAACTTCGCAGGTATGAAAGCCAGCCACGGTGTTCACGAGTTCTACCGTCACGGTGGTTCGATCGGTGCTTCGGCATGGCCATCACGCGTCTTCAAAGGAAAGAAGATGGCCGGACAGCACGGAAACGCCCGCGTGACCGTACAAAACCTCAAAATCGTTGGTGTTCTTCCTGAAGACCAGTGCGTACTTGTTAAGGGTGCCATCCCTGGACCCAATGGCGGCGTCGTTCTCCTTCGTCAAGCCATCAAGAAGACTCACTAATTTTGGAGTTAAACGGACGTTTGGTTTGACACAGCGCATCCGAATTGGCCACACTATCAGCACTCAATGATTGCGGCCTATGGCGTCCGATAAACTTCGAAAATACCTCGCGTACTACCAGAAAGTCCTGAGGGAGGACCCCGAGAATATCGAGGCCCGCCTCAGGCTTGCTGCGATCTTCCGTGAAATGGGTCGTAAGACCCACGCCGTGGAGGAGTATGTGGCCGCGTCTAAACTTCTAGCGAGGGACGGACTTCCACTCGAGGCCATCGCTGCCTGCAAGGCAGTGCTAGAACTCGATCCCACCCACACCGAAATTCAATTCTTTCTGGCGAGATTGTTTGCTCAAGTGCCCGAAGCAACCGGGCATGCGGGTAGAATCGCTCGGCCGGTTGAGGCAGAGACTGAATCTCCTTCGAGCCGTGAACTCGTCATACCCCGCGATACACGTGGTTTTGATGACGTGAGTGACTCAGATCTCGAAGAATCCCTCATCGAGTTGAACCGCCCAAAGGCACAGGCGCAAAACGCAGAATTGACCAAGAATGAAGACGTCTTGAAGACCGTTTGGTCAAACCATCAGGACAATGAGTTTGAAGAAGACTCGCTCGCTGAGGTGACTGAGGTCGATGAGGAGCAAACTCAGCACGATCTCGACTCCATCGTGAGAATCAGGCGAGAAGAGTTCGTGGGCACTCAGGATATCGAAGCCACAGACATACTGAGTGAAGCACCGAGTGGAATCTATGTGCGCGAGCGTCAAGACACCCTGCGCATGACCACTGAGTTGAGCGACGACCTAATCGTGTCGGTAGAACCCACCGAAACCATCGAACTCGGTGTTTTCGATATGGAGAGTCTCGAGCTCGACGAGGAGAGCATCGAGTTCGAGCTTCCCGAACTCGACGAGTTTGAGGAGCCGAGTTCACCGATTTCGAGAGAGCTTGAACCGCGGGTCCTCAACGTGCGTCGCTCGGAAATCCCAGAGATTCCGCTTCTCAGCCAATTGACCCAAGAGGCGTTTCTCGACCTACTGAACGTCGTAGAGTTCCGCGAAGTCCCAGAAGGAGAGCTCCTCCTCTCGCCAATCAACGAATCGCGCGCCCTTTTCATCATCGTAAAAGGCGAGGTTGAAGTTTGGAAAGAGACCGAAGTCGGTCGCGTTTTCCTCGACACAATGAAAGAGGGAAGTTTCTTCGGAGAATTCCAGCTCCTCACCGGAAGAGCAGGGCGCGCAAACGTCTCCGCCAAGTCCGATGTTCGACTTTTGGAACTGAGTGAACCCGTCCTCAATCGACTCGGAGAACGCTACCCCGAAGTCTGGGACGTGCTCTGGGAATTCTTCTTCCGACGCATGCTGAACAATCTCCTGGCGAGCAGCCCGATTTTCAGAAGCTTGAGTCAGGCAGAGCGTCAGGAGCTAGCCGGGCAATTTCGGCAAGAAGAGTACCTTTCAAACGACGTAGTGACGAAGGAAGGGGAGTTCAACGACCAACTGCTTCTCGTCTTAAGCGGCGAGTTGGTCGTTCAAAGGGACCTCGGTGGAATCAAGCAGGAACTCGCCAGAATCGCCGAAGGTGAGTTCCTAGGGGTGGCGTCGACACTTGGCGAAGAAGCTTATCCAGCCGATGTCATCGCTGCGCGAGATACCGTGCTTCATTGCCTCTCCGGAGAGAGATTCCGCGCACTCGTGGACGGCAACATTCACGTAGCCCGCGAGGTGCATAAAGAAATGCGCAAGCGCCGCTCACTTAGCTCTCAATTTACGAGTGGTATCACCACCTACGCTGAACTCGGTGTGACGCGAGAAGAATAGCACTCAGGCGGTTCTTTCGTTTCGTTCAACCAATCGTGGTGGGGCTTCGCCAGAATAGAAGAGGACGGCGCCGTATGTCTCAAAAGCGAGATGTCGAAGCCCAAAATTCCGAAGTTCCTCAACCAGATACCGACCGCTTCGCAACATCGGGTAGACCCCGTACTGCTCGAACTGGTCCAAAACGGAATCCGCCATGGCTTCTTGGCCACGGATAAGCGCCGAGCCTGCGATATATCCACCTGGATGGGTCACGCGGAGAATCTCTGAAACCGTTTGTTGGCGGTCCAGAAACGTATGGAGGCCGTTGATGCTCTGTGTGCTTGTGGCTACGCCATTTCTGAGCGGAAGATGGGTCAAGTCAGCGCGAAGAAGCTGGATCGGATGCTTATGGTCCTTGAGGCGCTTCTGAGCGCGCTGGAGCATCTTCCATGAAGTATCTACGCCGAGCACTGTCACGTCGTGGTAGGGCGCTAAAACCTGGTCTGTGACCACGGCTGTGCCGATTGGGGCTGAAAGGTAGACGCCCCCGTTGGCACGCCCGATAGCTTTGTTTTCTGCGTCGATGTAGCGCAAGGGGCTACAATGCCAAATGCCCAGACTCATGGGTGGCATGACGTAGTCGTAAATGCGAGCAATCATGTCGAAGAGAGTCTCGGTGCGATACTGACCGGGCTGAATATTGCGCTGACTCGGAAGCATATCGATGATGCCATCCACGATTGGGTAGTGGACCTCACATGCATCACAAACCACCGCCGGACGACGACCCGCGCCAAGCGCCAAGTCGTGGCTATGGCAGCTAGGGCACCTCAAAAGTTCCAAAATACTCTTATCGATCATTTCCTAGCCGTCGCAATGGTTTTTTCGCAACTCTTCAATCTCACGCACTCGCTCATTTTCAAAAGCTTTCCGGTTATTGAGCGCAAACTGAATGGCGTCGCACCTATAGGGCGCAACACGTAAGACATTTTCAATATATTGCGAAGCAGCTTCTACATCTGGCTTGCGTCGCTTCAAGTAGTACTCAGCAAAGGTGAGGTTCATCTCAGGTTCGTCCAAATCGCCGTCGGATTTGGCCTTCTCAAGATTTCGCAAGACTGCGGGATGATCCCACCGATGTCTCTCGGCGTAATATCTAGCGTACTGGGTGTAGAGCAACGAAAATCTTAACTTCGGCCCTAGCGTCTTATTGAAGTCTCGCCTCGCGGCCGCCAGGTTTTGCTCGACGTCGCGCCAACGCGACTGGACTCGCCTGACATCCGCCAGCAACATCCAACCATACGGCCCCCACTCAGGATGTGAGAGCATATCCCTCAAGTTCTCGCCGGCTTGTTCATGGAGACCTAGTTTCGCCAGTGCTGAACCGTAGAACACAGCAGCTTC
This Microvenator marinus DNA region includes the following protein-coding sequences:
- a CDS encoding methyltransferase domain-containing protein is translated as MIDKSILELLRCPSCHSHDLALGAGRRPAVVCDACEVHYPIVDGIIDMLPSQRNIQPGQYRTETLFDMIARIYDYVMPPMSLGIWHCSPLRYIDAENKAIGRANGGVYLSAPIGTAVVTDQVLAPYHDVTVLGVDTSWKMLQRAQKRLKDHKHPIQLLRADLTHLPLRNGVATSTQSINGLHTFLDRQQTVSEILRVTHPGGYIAGSALIRGQEAMADSVLDQFEQYGVYPMLRSGRYLVEELRNFGLRHLAFETYGAVLFYSGEAPPRLVERNERTA
- a CDS encoding cyclic nucleotide-binding domain-containing protein, yielding MASDKLRKYLAYYQKVLREDPENIEARLRLAAIFREMGRKTHAVEEYVAASKLLARDGLPLEAIAACKAVLELDPTHTEIQFFLARLFAQVPEATGHAGRIARPVEAETESPSSRELVIPRDTRGFDDVSDSDLEESLIELNRPKAQAQNAELTKNEDVLKTVWSNHQDNEFEEDSLAEVTEVDEEQTQHDLDSIVRIRREEFVGTQDIEATDILSEAPSGIYVRERQDTLRMTTELSDDLIVSVEPTETIELGVFDMESLELDEESIEFELPELDEFEEPSSPISRELEPRVLNVRRSEIPEIPLLSQLTQEAFLDLLNVVEFREVPEGELLLSPINESRALFIIVKGEVEVWKETEVGRVFLDTMKEGSFFGEFQLLTGRAGRANVSAKSDVRLLELSEPVLNRLGERYPEVWDVLWEFFFRRMLNNLLASSPIFRSLSQAERQELAGQFRQEEYLSNDVVTKEGEFNDQLLLVLSGELVVQRDLGGIKQELARIAEGEFLGVASTLGEEAYPADVIAARDTVLHCLSGERFRALVDGNIHVAREVHKEMRKRRSLSSQFTSGITTYAELGVTREE
- the rplC gene encoding 50S ribosomal protein L3: MKGLIGKKVGMTQLFDEAGNRVPVTVVHVGGNVVVQKKSVEGKDGYSALKLGYGDVHQHVKEGTEPRWRLSRPEVGVFAKAGITAPKRHVKEIRVRETELQNYEVGQELGPQVFAVGEFVDATGTSKGRGYTGVMKRHNFAGMKASHGVHEFYRHGGSIGASAWPSRVFKGKKMAGQHGNARVTVQNLKIVGVLPEDQCVLVKGAIPGPNGGVVLLRQAIKKTH